GTTAAATAACAAATAGAATTACAACAATTGAGCAATTTTAGGGTAGAAAGACGATATTAAGTTCCAACACTTACTATGTCCCAACCACTCTATtagtattttcttcattttggtTTCCTCCAAAAATCCTTGCCAaaccaaaatctgaaattttagggTTCATCTCCTCATCTAGGAGGATGTTACTAGTTTTCAAGTCTCTGTGAATAATCTTCAATCTAGAGTCTTGATGAAGATAAAGAAGCCCTCGAGCAATTCCCATTATAATGTTGAAACGCTTTTCCCAATTCAATAATGAGCATTGTGATTGATCTATCATGTTTCCATTTAGAAAGTGAATTAGATTCAATGGTAGGCATAGCATATAACAAGTTAAAATGTTGAATAATAAGATAGATAATTAAAAGGACCTAAAATATATTAGAAACTCACCAAAGATAAAGGAGTCCAAGCTTTTGTTTGGCATATATTCATAAACAAGAATTTTTTCATCTCCTTTGATAGAATAACGTAGAAGTCTAACGAGATTTCTATGCTGCAGTTTTGCAATCAATAAGACCTCGTTTTTAAATTCATTTAGACCTTGTCCAGAATTCTTTGAAAGCCTTTTCACAGCTATTTCTTGTCCTCCCGGTAAATTCCCCTGTGGcataatcatcaacaaaaatcagaacttaaaatcaattcaaaaaaaaaaaagaaaaggactaGAGGTAAAAACCTTGTAGACAGGTCCAAATCCTCCTTGTCCAAGCTTATTTGTATTACAGAAGTCCTTAGTAGCAGTCACTATGctttcaaaatcaaaaaatGGTGCATCAATGGCCTTCTCATCTTTTCCAAATTTGTTTGGATATATTAAGTCACTAGCATGTTCCACATCTCCAACGAAAGCAAAAGTTGAAGTTTCTTGAGTACTTTCCCTGTGAGCTGATTTTAAAAGATAAACACATTCTTAGAATATATACAACAAGTGAATCGTGAACTCACAAGGGTGTACAATCCACACAATGAATGGGTTACTTTTACTTACCTTCTCTTTTGCTCaccattttctttctcattattattataCAGACAATGCCAACGCCAAAGAAAACTATTACCCCTGTTGTAGTAGTGGCTATTATCACCACAATTGGAGAAGACGATTTCTTTTTAGGAAAAGAATGACTTAGTTCTAAAGGACCTGGTACAAAAGATCATTAATCAATTAATCTATTATTGAAATTACATGAAGGGAAGAGATGCCCTAACAATAATCAGGATAGTAAAAGGGAAGAGAAtgtttgcaccaaaaaaaaaaaaaaaaaaaggaagagaatgcACCTACCCATATTAGAGCTTGCACGGACATAAATGACCATACTCTCTCCGGAGATAGCCTCTTGGAGGTCCTTTGGATCATTATTTATCCAAAGTTTGCAAGGACTAATGCCAATCCTTTTTGGCAGTTGAAGTTCAAAAGAGAAAGCATTGCACTGGCATCGATTAAGGCATTCTGTTCTACATTCATCCAATTTTTTGGCATCCTCAAAACTAGTGGCAGTGTTCTCCACTTTAGTCACATTTAAGGGCAAAAACTCATGGTCTTGTTTACATCCCAGTGATGGCTTGGTGCAACCTTCAGAATACAACCCAGAAACCCAATCTGCCTGTGACTTGGGTTTGAACCACTTCGAGCATTTACATGGTGGGTTGGTGGTATCACTACTATTGCAAATACCATATGGACCACAAGCATTGTAGATGTTACAAGTATTATTACTTGGTGCAGACCATACCAGATCAGTCCAGTTATAAAATCTGATTTGACCCGATGGATGCATCACTAATCTTGTGTTGTTGATAAACTCATACCGAGAGGGTTGCGAAGTATTACACTTATATGTATTACAATTCGTTATGTTGGGAGCTTTTTGGGGGGATAATAATTTAGACACACACTTTGGGATCCCATTAGAATTGGTGAGATCGAAATCATTCGAGGATTGACTTCTCCAATAGGTAACTGATCCATTGTTGATTATATATCTTGTTCCCTGGGTTTGGTCGAGCTTAAAAGTAAAACATCCAAGATTTGGATCTTGCTCAGTCTTCCATGATCGAAGTACctaattaataataaatgaagatttaagaagatcagagaatatatatatatatatatatatatatttggtaaaAGAGAAGTTTGATTTAAATTTATAGTTTCTTATCTTCATTATCTGCAATATATGGTACTCATCATTACCTTGCTTGAGTCCAATACCCCCATACCAGGCAAGAATGTGTTGGAAACCTCCTCGAAGCTCTGCCATATTGGCACATCATCTCCATTCTCCCTAATCAAGATGAGATTCCCGGAATCCATAAGCTTAGCACTTGTGCTTGTTACTGGGTTTGAAACCTTCAATTTCGAGTACCAAAACACACTTCACTGTTCATCTAAAACTTTTAGTTTTCCATCTTCCGTGATTGATATATAtcctgtttaaaaaaaaaaaaaaaaaagtaaaataaaataaagattaaatgAAGTCAGTTACTTCCTTTCCCCATCCAAAAATTCACATGGGGATGATACAGAATTCTAAATCATGTACGGAAACAAAAATTTGggagtaaaaaaaaatggaacaaaaaaatgtaGAAACAAAATTTAATAATACCTTTCATATTTGGGAGTGGTTTCTCTTTGTTGGCTACCCACATTACTGTTGTTGAATTTTGAGGTAACCCATAATACCATATTCCGACATATCGTTTGTCAAGTTCAACACCATTGGGGGTGAAGAAGccgaattgaaatttttttccctcagAAACAATAGTTTCTCCATCATGAATCGCCTGGCTCATAACAATCATGTCTCTTACTGCTGATGAGCATAGTAGAAGAGAAGAGCAtgataagaagaaagagagtaCCGTGAATGATGATATGGAACAACTGAACCGTCTGGTTGGGAGCCTGCttgttcctctttctcttcccaTTATACTGATCAGTATGGTTAATCACACTCTAAATGCTACTTCAACCTGGGGATATGTAATCTTCGAAGTCTATGATGGAGGCTTCACTAAAGACACAGCCACTTCAACCTTTATGTGACATGAACTGGTGACCTACCTAATGATTCCTGTGAGGGGAATTGAGTGAATGTCAGTGATGTCCCATGTGGACACTTGTAGAATTAAAATTGTTAATTTCTTATTGACACAATGATTCCATTAATTGATAGGGTTTGATTTCTAATGCTTTCTTCTAATgttgaattttattattattattatattttttacacTAGTAATTGGTTCTAGTTAACTCAATGAATGCTAATAAACCTAACTATGATATAGGCTGTTATTAAGCCTAAGGATAATCATAGTTGGATTAATCGTTATAATCATGATTACTAAATCCAAAAGACAATCGTAGTTGAGTTAACCGCCATGATCAAGTTAACTATTTATGAGATCAATTACCTCAACTCATATGGTGATTACTCCaccaatcaaggattaaagtatcggtatcggtcatcgtatcgatctgccaaaattaagatacgtatcggagggtatcgtattgtatcggagatacgctaagatacgcatataaatggatatgaaacatctTTTTAAACACTtgtgcataaaaa
This genomic stretch from Macadamia integrifolia cultivar HAES 741 chromosome 2, SCU_Mint_v3, whole genome shotgun sequence harbors:
- the LOC122056974 gene encoding G-type lectin S-receptor-like serine/threonine-protein kinase At4g03230; protein product: MDSGNLILIRENGDDVPIWQSFEEVSNTFLPGMGVLDSSKVLRSWKTEQDPNLGCFTFKLDQTQGTRYIINNGSVTYWRSQSSNDFDLTNSNGIPKCVSKLLSPQKAPNITNCNTYKCNTSQPSRYEFINNTRLVMHPSGQIRFYNWTDLVWSAPSNNTCNIYNACGPYGICNSSDTTNPPCKCSKWFKPKSQADWVSGLYSEGCTKPSLGCKQDHEFLPLNVTKVENTATSFEDAKKLDECRTECLNRCQCNAFSFELQLPKRIGISPCKLWINNDPKDLQEAISGESMVIYVRASSNMGPLELSHSFPKKKSSSPIVVIIATTTTGVIVFFGVGIVCIIIMRKKMVSKREAHRESTQETSTFAFVGDVEHASDLIYPNKFGKDEKAIDAPFFDFESIVTATKDFCNTNKLGQGGFGPVYKGNLPGGQEIAVKRLSKNSGQGLNEFKNEVLLIAKLQHRNLVRLLRYSIKGDEKILVYEYMPNKSLDSFIFDQSQCSLLNWEKRFNIIMGIARGLLYLHQDSRLKIIHRDLKTSNILLDEEMNPKISDFGLARIFGGNQNEENTNRVVGTYGYMSPEYALNGIFSTKSDVFSFGVMLLEIVSGKKNTGVPFEYSLNLLGYAWELWKNDKVLDFMDKSLCESYNACEVSKCVNVGLLCVQDEADDRPTMSNVVFMLGSETTTLPTPKESAFIARKYYPSDTASSSSRPEMYTINEQTITEVQGR